The Arabidopsis thaliana chromosome 5, partial sequence genomic interval AAGACTTGattacttttatttcttcttcatctctaaGAAATTACATTTCTGTTAAATCGATTATGTCTCCGGTTAACAAATATCAAACACACTGGTTCAACATAATGATGTTAAACCGGGAAATTTTAATTCCCGCCGAAAACAAAGTCGGAGACAAAAAGTGGGAAGAGAGATCAATCTAAAGACGAAAACTTTAGAAATGGAGGAAGAGCTCAAGAGCTTGAGCAAAAGCTTAGGAGGATTCTGCAATCATCTTCAAAGTAGCTGTGATGCTTTCAATCACTCTCTCCAGCGTCGCCCTATTCCTCTCggtctctttttctctctctctttttccccATTTCTCCTCCGATTTTTgtcataaaccctaaaaattgaatttttcgATTTTGGCAGATTCGGCTTCATCGACGTTCATCAAGGGTCTCAATCGTCGAATCTCCACCGCAGCTTCCGAGCTCAGTTTTCTGGAATCTATGTCTTTTGGTACAGTCTCCTTCGAAGAGCTTCTGGGTCACTGTAGTCAGATCTACaagaataatcaaaaagaTCTTTTGCATCTCCAGGACCGCCTCACAGATTTCGGCTATGTTCCTGGTACTCTTTTTTGTCGACTTTAAGTTGACATTTGCTCGTATGTTACTGTCTAATCATTTCAGAGTTTATTGTTCGTGGACCTAGAAATTGAGATTGATGAAGGTAGAGATGAAGAATCTGTCTTTGGAGCATTTGGTCATGAAGCTTCAAAGCATTCGGATGATGATTTGGAGTCTCATTCATTGCAATGTTCAATCAAAAAAGGATTAGACGAGGACAATCTGTATCCTTTTTCAACCTTAGTGAAAAATTAGGATTTTTCTGGTAGTTGCTTATTAGCCAGACAATAAGCAGctttaaatcatgtttttatttcgTCTTCCTAATCAAATCATAACGTTTTGTTAGCACACTGTGTGAAGTAAGGAATGTTGTTCTGGATGATTTTTCCTTAATGTTTTCTTAGTCTAGATAATTCACTAAATTTGAAGAACCTTGGCCTTTCAGATGCTTGTCTTGCTTATTTAGCTACAGGAGGTAATGCATCAACATTTTTGTCCACTGTTGATATGATTTACTGTAATTGGTTAGGATGTACTGGATGGTTTTCCTTCTCTGATCATGTTCTTAATGTTTCTTGCGTTTCCAACCTCTTGCCAGTTAATGATAATGTGAAGGATCCTGATACGTCTTTGAAAGAATCAGTGAAGTAAGTTTAATGACTTagacataaataaaatcttatgTGTTTTCCTCTTAGTCATACATCATCAAGTTTTCTTCTGTTACAGGGGTAAATCATTTGACACAAGGGCTCTACCTGCCCCAAATGCGTCAGAGCTTTCCAATGGTTATTTCCAATCCTTTACTAGTGTGATTTTGATTGTCGGTGAGTTTCATTAGTCTCTGGTATTTGATGTTAGACTTTGGTGCATGCAGAAGATGAGTATGCAACACTAGAGATGGATAAAACTTCAGGGCCTACATTAACATtgataaaagaagaatatgataGTCTTCCCTCTTTCATGAAGTCTCTAGCATCGTGGGAGGTATGAAAATTATCTAAATTCTCGTATTATGTtaaatgttcttcttcttagctAACATTTTAGAACATATCCTAGCAGCGTATTAAGAATTGAACCAATAAATCTTTAACTGGAGAGCCATGAAAATTTCATCTTTCCTATAGACTATAGTGCCAACTTTTTGAATACCCTGCCATCAAATTCATTACCTGTGACAAACTGAGAAATTGCTATCCCCTGCAAGTCTTGATAATCTCTATGCCCAACGGGTTGAacgttttgtttatttatagtAATTAAACGCATAAAGGTTCccttaatatttttctaaatatggTTAATTCCTGCTTGTGTTTCCAGGATCTGCTAAGTGCCGTGCAGAAATTCAACTCGGTCCTCGATagcaagaaagaaataaacgGGTCCTACTACTTCCGTGCAGATGAGATTCCGACTCTAGGACTTGGTAGGTTCATATCTTCCTCGTCACATCTGCCTGTAGTAGCATCATTAGGTTGATCATCTTCAGATTcacagaaaaaatatatgatgatgGTTTGTATTGCAGGCCACAAGGAGAAAGCGTATACGTTGCTCCTGACACGGATGAAGAGACTTGTGGTTGAGACAACGGACGGAGTTATATCTTATAGAGTTGCATAGAGCTGAGAGTA includes:
- a CDS encoding uncharacterized protein (unknown protein; Has 38 Blast hits to 38 proteins in 14 species: Archae - 0; Bacteria - 2; Metazoa - 0; Fungi - 0; Plants - 36; Viruses - 0; Other Eukaryotes - 0 (source: NCBI BLink).), whose amino-acid sequence is MEEELKSLSKSLGGFCNHLQSSCDAFNHSLQRRPIPLDSASSTFIKGLNRRISTAASELSFLESMSFGTVSFEELLGHCSQIYKNNQKDLLHLQDRLTDFGYVPEIEIDEGRDEESVFGAFGHEASKHSDDDLESHSLQCSIKKGLDEDNLLDNSLNLKNLGLSDACLAYLATGVNDNVKDPDTSLKESVKGKSFDTRALPAPNASELSNEDEYATLEMDKTSGPTLTLIKEEYDSLPSFMKSLASWEDLLSAVQKFNSVLDSKKEINGSYYFRADEIPTLGLGHKEKAYTLLLTRMKRLVVETTDGVISYRVA